The Anas acuta chromosome 7, bAnaAcu1.1, whole genome shotgun sequence genome has a window encoding:
- the ANXA7 gene encoding annexin A7, protein MSYPGYPPSGYPGFPGYPPTGQESVYPPAGQYTYPAGYPPAGGGTYPAAPPNAGYPGAAGYPAPGGYPGAPQAGGMPSYPGAPAGPGFGVPPAGPAFGGYPQPPVQSYGGGGPAQIPDYSGGQAPSPMPGLPAATVQYTQGTIQAAPNFDANRDAEILRKAMKGFGTDEQAIIDVVANRSNDQRQKIKAAFKTMYGKDLIKDLKSELSGNVEELILALFMPSTYYDAWSLRHAMKGVGTQERVLIEILCTRTNQEIRDIVNCYKSEFGRDIEQDIRADTSGHFERLLVSMCQGNRDENQNVDYQKAQEDAQRLYQAGEGKLGTDESCFNMVLASRSFPQLKATVEAYSRIANRDLLSSIDREFSGNVERGLKAILQCALNRPAFFAERLYYSMKGAGTDDSTLIRIIVTRSEIDLVQIKQVFSQMYQKTLASMISSDTSGDYRRLLLAIVGQ, encoded by the exons CCAACAGGGCAGGAGTCTGTCTATCCGCCAGCTGGTCAGTACACCTACCCTGCAGGATACCcccctgcaggaggagggacCTACCCTGCGGCACCACCAAATGCTGGGTATCCAGGGGCAGCGGGATATCCTGCCCCAGGGGGCTACCCTGGAGCTCCCCAGGCTGGAGGAATGCCATCTTACCCTGGAG CCCCTGCAGGCCCTGGGTTTGGTGTgcctcctgctggccctgccttTGGTGGCTATCCCCAGCCTCCTGTCCAAAGCTATGGTGGAGGTGGACCAGCGCAAATTCCAG ACTATAGTGGTGGACAAGCACCGTCACCAATGCCTGGTCTG CCTGCAGCAACGGTTCAGTATACCCAGGGCACAATTCAAGCTGCTCCAAACTTTGATGCTAACAGGGATGCAGAAATTCTGCGCAAAGCTATGAAGGGGTTTG GAACTGATGAGCAGGCTATCATCGATGTTGTAGCTAACCGCTCCAATGATCAAAGGCAAAAAATCAAGGCAGCCTTCAAGACTATGTATGGCAAG GATTTAATTAAAGATCTGAAGTCTGAGTTAAGTGGAAATGTGGAAGAATTGATTCTAGCACTCTTCATGCCTAGCACCTACTATGACGCCTGGAGTTTACGTCATGCGATGAAG GGAGTAGGCACCCAGGAGAGAGTGCTGATTGAGATCCTTTGCACGAGGACAAACCAGGAAATACGAGACATAGTGAACTGCTATAAGTCAGAATTTGGAAGGGATATCGAACAAGACATCAGAGCAGACACTTCTGGACACTTTGAACGATTACTTGTATCTATGTGCCAA GGGAATCGGGATGAGAATCAAAATGTGGATTATCAAAAAGCTCAAGAAGATGCTCAGCGTCTTTACcaagcaggagaaggaaaacttGGGACTGATGAATCATGCTTTAATATGGTTCTGGCAAGCAGAAGTTTTCCCCAATTAAAAGCAACAGTTGAGGCATACTCGAGG ATTGCTAATCGTGATTTGTTAAGCAGCATCGATCGAGAATTTTCTGGAAACGTGGAACGTGGCTTGAAGGCTATTT TGCAATGTGCTTTAAATCGCCCAGCCTTTTTTGCAGAAAGACTTTATTATTCTATGAAAGGAGCTGGCACGGATGATTCCACTCTCATCAGGATTATAGTCACTCGCAGCGAG atcgATCTTGTGCAAATTAAACAGGTGTTCTCACAAATGTATCAGAAGACTTTGGCTTCAATGATATCAAGTGATACAAGTGGTGATTACAGGCGTTTGCTACTGGCAATTGTTGGTCAATAG